One Ictalurus furcatus strain D&B chromosome 25, Billie_1.0, whole genome shotgun sequence DNA window includes the following coding sequences:
- the gja1b gene encoding gap junction alpha-1 protein, which produces MGDWSALGRLLDKVQSYSTAGGKVWLSVLFIFRILVLGTAVESAWGDEQSAFKCNTQQPGCENVCYDKSFPISHVRFWVLQIIFVSTPTLLYLAHVFYLMRKEQKLNRQEGELRAVQNDGADVDEPLKRIELKKFKHGIEEHGKVKMKGALLRTYVVSILFKSLFEIGFLLIQWYIYGFSLSAVYTCERSPCPHRVDCFLSRPTEKTVFIIFMLVVSLVSLVLNGIELFYVFFKRIKDRVKEKKGQFQSNTLTHPPKDMPGTKYAYYNGCSSPTAPLSPMSLPGYKLATGERTNSCRNYNKQASEQNWANYSTERQRLGHNGSTISNSHAHVFDYPDNGHEHKKAAAGSEMQPLVLTEPRPSSRASSHVSSRARPDDLDV; this is translated from the coding sequence ATGGGTGACTGGAGTGCTTTGGGCCGGCTCCTGGACAAGGTGCAGTCATATTCGACAGCCGGAGGCAAGGTCTGGCTCTCCGTACTCTTCATCTTTCGCATTTTGGTGTTGGGCACGGCCGTGGAGTCGGCGTGGGGCGACGAGCAATCTGCATTCAAGTGTAACACTCAGCAACCAGGTTGCGAGAATGTGTGCTACGACAAGTCTTTCCCCATTTCGCATGTCCGCTTCTGGGTGCTTCAGATCATCTTTGTGTCAACACCAACGCTCCTCTACCTGGCACACGTCTTCTATCTGATGCGCAAAGAGCAGAAGCTGAACCGGCAGGAGGGGGAGCTGCGTGCCGTCCAGAACGATGGCGCCGACGTGGACGAGCCACTGAAACGCATTGAGCTCAAGAAGTTCAAGCATGGTATTGAGGAGCATGGCAAGGTGAAGATGAAGGGTGCCTTGTTGCGCACCTATGTAGTCAGCATCCTCTTCAAGTCTCTTTTCGAAATTGGTTTCTTGCTCATCCAGTGGTACATCTATGGCTTCAGTTTGTCTGCTGTGTACACCTGCGAGCGTTCTCCATGCCCCCATCGTGTCGATTGCTTCCTGTCACGTCCCACCGAGAAGACCGTGTTCATCATCTTCATGTTGGTGGTGTCGCTTGTCTCCCTGGTGCTCAATGGCATTGAGCTCTTCTATGTTTTTTTCAAGCGTATCAAGGACCGTGTCAAGGAAAAGAAGGGTCAGTTTCAGTCCAACACCTTAACCCACCCTCCCAAGGACATGCCAGGCACCAAGTATGCCTACTACAATGGATGCTCATCACCCACAGCACCACTGTCACCCATGTCACTGCCAGGCTACAAGCTAGCCACGGGCGAGAGGACCAACTCTTGCCGCAACTACAACAAGCAGGCGAGTGAACAAAACTGGGCTAACTACAGCACCGAGCGTCAGCGCTTGGGCCACAACGGCAGTACCATCTCCAACTCGCACGCGCATGTCTTCGACTACCCTGATAACGGTCATGAGCACAAGAAGGCGGCGGCGGGCAGTGAGATGCAGCCTTTGGTGCTCACTGAGCCGAGACCGTCCAGCCGTGCAAGCAGCCATGTGAGCAGCCGAGCCAGGCCTGACGACCTGGATGTCTAA